Proteins encoded by one window of Lycium barbarum isolate Lr01 chromosome 11, ASM1917538v2, whole genome shotgun sequence:
- the LOC132616475 gene encoding 4-coumarate--CoA ligase-like 9 isoform X3 produces the protein MDSSNSSSSIDTNSGFCSKTKTFQSLRQPLQLPLESSPLSVAYFALSLQQNTSPWPESTAFIDSSTGHVITFSDFRHFVHSLACSLQNKLRLSKNDVAFILSPNSTHVPVLYFSLLLLGVVISPANPLSTESELLRQIKLTKPVIAFATSRNFQKVPTLKYPTVLIDSPEFESMMMMNKGVEFEYVEVNQSDLAAIMYSSGTTGEGVKANHRNFVVSIANYHAQRRERMSPAVMLYTVPLFHVFGFHYVLKSVALTETVVVMERFDLKKMLKAVEDFRVTQLVVAPPVVVAMAKGSVTHGYDLSSLEAVGSGGAPLGKDVMQAFADKFPNVILVQGYGLTETTGAAFRAATTEEMLHRGSVGRLLANAEAKIVDPDTGIALRPGEQGELWIKGPTIMQGYVCDSKATSETLVSGGWLRTGDLCYIDHHGYLFVVDRLKELIKYKGYQVAPAELEQLLQSHPEIVDAAVIPYPDEEAGQLPMAFVVRRPQSALDKEQVIDFISKQVAPYKKIRRVAFVSSIPKNPSGKILRKELKKSHLPGSKL, from the exons ATGGACAGCTCAAATTCATCGTCATCAATCGACACAAACAGCGGATTCTGTTCAAAAACAAAAACATTCCAGAGTCTCCGACAACCTCTCCAACTTCCTCTAGAATCTTCACCTCTTTCAGTTGCTTACTTCGCACTTTCCCTCCAACAAAACACGTCCCCATGGCCCGAATCCACAGCCTTTATCGACTCATCCACAGGCCACGTCATCACTTTCTCTGATTTCCGACATTTTGTGCATTCCTTAGCCTGTTCGCTTCAAAACAAACTCCGTCTTTCCAAAAATGACGTGGCATTTATCCTCTCTCCTAATTCAACTCACGTTCCGGTTCTCTACTTTTCGCTTCTCTTGCTTGGTGTTGTTATCTCACCTGCTAATCCTTTAAGTACAGAATCTGAGCTTTTGAGGCAAATTAAGTTAACGAAACCTGTAATTGCGTTTGCTACTTCGAGAAACTTCCAGAAGGTTCCGACATTGAAGTATCCAACGGTTCTGATTGATTCACCGGAGTTCGaatcgatgatgatgatgaataagGGAGTGGAATTTGAATATGTGGAAGTGAATCAATCGGATTTAGCGGCGATTATGTATTCATCGGGGACTACAGGGGAG GGAGTGAAGGCGAATCACCGGAATTTTGTAGTGAGTATTGCGAATTATCATGCTCAGAGAAGGGAGAGGATGTCACCTGCGGTGATGTTGTATACGGTGCCGTTATTTCATGTGTTTGGTTTCCACTACGTTTTGAAATCAGTAGCTTTGACGGAGACTGTAGTGGTGATGGAGAGATTTGATTTGAAGAAAATGTTGAAGGCGGTTGAGGATTTTAGGGTGACTCAGTTGGTGGTGGCTCCACCGGTGGTGGTGGCGATGGCTAAAGGAAGTGTTACACATGGCTATGATTTGAGTTCATTGGAAGCAGTTGGCAGCGGCGGCGCGCCACTTGGGAAAGATGTAATGCAAGCATTTGCAGACAAGTTTCCCAATGTCATATTAGTTCAA GGTTATGGACTAACTGAGACAACCGGGGCAGCATTTCGAGCTGCGACTACTGAAGAAATGCTTCATCGGGGTTCAGTGGGAAGGCTACTGGCAAATGCTGAAGCAAAAATTGTAGATCCAGACACTGGGATTGCTCTGCGTCCTGGTGAGCAAGGAGAGCTCTGGATTAAAGGTCCAACCATTATGCAAG GTTACGTGTGTGATTCAAAGGCAACCTCTGAAACTCTGGTGTCGGGTGGGTGGTTGAGGACTGGTGATCTTTGTTATATTGATCACCATGGTTACCTTTTTGTTGTAGACAGGCTGAAGGAGCTGATTAAATATAAAGGATACCAG GTTGCTCCTGCTGAACTAGAACAACTTCTTCAGTCTCACCCAGAAATAGTAGATGCTGCTGTCATACC ATATCCTGATGAAGAAGCTGGTCAATTGCCCATGGCGTTTGTTGTAAGACGTCCCCAAAGCGCTCTTGACAAAGAACAAGTAATTGATTTTATTTCAAAACAG gttgctcCATATAAGAAGATAAGGCGTGTGGCATTTGTTAGCTCAATACCCAAAAACCCATCCGGGAAGATATTgagaaaagaattaaaaaagagTCATTTACCAGGATCCAAGTTGTAA
- the LOC132616475 gene encoding 4-coumarate--CoA ligase-like 9 isoform X2, which produces MDSSNSSSSIDTNSGFCSKTKTFQSLRQPLQLPLESSPLSVAYFALSLQQNTSPWPESTAFIDSSTGHVITFSDFRHFVHSLACSLQNKLRLSKNDVAFILSPNSTHVPVLYFSLLLLGVVISPANPLSTESELLRQIKLTKPVIAFATSRNFQKVPTLKYPTVLIDSPEFESMMMMNKGVEFEYVEVNQSDLAAIMYSSGTTGEVKGVKANHRNFVASIANYHAQRRERMSPAVMLYTVPLFHVFGFHYVLKSVALTETVVVMERFDLKKMLEAVEDFKVTQLVVAPPVVVAMAKGSVTHGYDLSSLEAVRSGGAPLGKDVMQAFADKFPNVILLQGYGLTETTGAAFRAATTEEMLHRGSVGRLLANAEAKIVDPDTGIALRPGEQGELWIKGPTIMQGYVCDSKATSETLVSGGWLRTGDLCYIDHHGYLFVVDRLKELIKYKGYQVAPVELEQLLQSHPEIVDAAVIPYPDEEAGQLPMAFVVRRPQSALDKEHVIDFISKQVAPYKKIRRVAFVRSIPKNPSGKILRKELKRNHLPGSKL; this is translated from the exons ATGGACAGCTCAAATTCATCGTCATCAATCGACACAAACAGCGGATTCTGTTCAAAAACAAAAACATTCCAGAGTCTCCGACAACCTCTCCAACTTCCTCTAGAATCTTCACCTCTTTCAGTTGCTTACTTCGCACTTTCCCTCCAACAAAACACGTCCCCATGGCCCGAATCCACAGCCTTTATCGACTCATCCACAGGCCACGTCATCACTTTCTCTGATTTCCGACATTTTGTGCATTCCTTAGCCTGTTCGCTTCAAAACAAACTCCGTCTTTCCAAAAATGACGTGGCATTTATCCTCTCTCCTAATTCAACTCACGTTCCGGTTCTCTACTTTTCGCTTCTCTTGCTTGGTGTTGTTATCTCACCTGCTAATCCTTTAAGTACAGAATCTGAGCTTTTGAGGCAAATTAAGTTAACGAAACCTGTAATTGCGTTTGCTACTTCGAGAAACTTCCAGAAGGTTCCGACATTGAAGTATCCAACGGTTCTGATTGATTCACCGGAGTTCGaatcgatgatgatgatgaataagGGAGTGGAATTTGAATATGTGGAAGTGAATCAATCGGATTTAGCGGCGATTATGTATTCATCGGGGACTACAGGGGAG GTGAAGGGAGTGAAGGCGAATCACCGGAATTTTGTAGCGAGTATTGCGAATTATCATGCTCAGAGAAGGGAGAGGATGTCACCTGCGGTGATGTTGTATACGGTGCCGTTATTTCATGTGTTTGGTTTCCACTACGTTTTGAAATCAGTAGCTTTGACGGAGACTGTAGTGGTGATGGAGAGATTTGATTTGAAGAAAATGTTGGAGGCGGTTGAGGATTTTAAGGTGACTCAGTTAGTGGTGGCTCCACCAGTGGTGGTGGCGATGGCTAAAGGAAGTGTTACACATGGCTATGATTTGAGTTCATTGGAAGCAGTTCGCAGCGGCGGCGCGCCACTTGGGAAAGATGTAATGCAAGCATTTGCAGACAAGTTTCCCAATGTCATATTATTGCAA GGTTATGGACTAACTGAGACAACCGGGGCAGCATTTCGAGCTGCGACTACTGAAGAAATGCTTCATCGGGGTTCAGTGGGAAGGCTACTGGCAAATGCTGAAGCAAAAATTGTAGATCCAGACACTGGGATTGCTCTGCGTCCTGGTGAGCAAGGAGAGCTCTGGATTAAAGGTCCAACCATTATGCAAG GTTACGTGTGTGATTCAAAGGCAACCTCTGAAACTCTGGTGTCGGGTGGGTGGTTGAGGACTGGTGATCTTTGTTATATTGATCACCATGGTTACCTTTTTGTTGTAGACAGGCTGAAGGAGCTAATTAAATATAAAGGATACCAG GTTGCTCCTGTTGAACTAGAACAACTTCTTCAGTCTCACCCAGAAATAGTAGATGCTGCTGTCATACC ATATCCTGATGAAGAAGCTGGTCAATTGCCCATGGCGTTTGTTGTAAGACGCCCCCAAAGCGCTCTTGACAAAGAACATGTAATTGATTTTATTTCAAAACAG gttgctcCATATAAGAAGATAAGGCGTGTGGCATTTGTTAGGTCAATACCCAAAAACCCCTCCGGGAAGATATTgagaaaagaattaaaaaggaatCATTTACCAGGATCCAAGTTGTAA
- the LOC132616475 gene encoding 4-coumarate--CoA ligase-like 9 isoform X1 — MDTSNSSSLIDPNSGFCSKTKTFQSLRQPLQLPLESSPLSVAYFALSLQQNTSPWPESTAFIDSSTGHVITFSDFRQRVHSLACSLQNKLRLSKNDVAFILSPNSTHVPVLYFSLLLLGVVISPANPLSTESELLRQIKLTKPVIAFATSRNFQKVPTLKYPTVLIDSPEFESMMMMNKGVEFEHVEVNQSDLAAIMYSSGTTGEVKGVKANHRNFVASIANYHAQRRERMSPAVMLYTVPLFHVFGFHYVLKSVALTETVVVMERFDLKKMLEAVEDFKVTQLVVAPPVVVAMAKGSVTHGYDLSSLEAVRSGGAPLGKDVMQAFADKFPNVILLQGYGLTETTGAAFRAATTEEMLHRGSVGRLLANAEAKIVDPDTGIALRPGEQGELWIKGPTIMQGYVCDSKATSETLVSGGWLRTGDLCYIDHHGYLFVVDRLKELIKYKGYQVAPVELEQLLQSHPEIVDAAVIPYPDEEAGQLPMAFVVRRPQSALDKEHVIDFISKQVAPYKKIRRVAFVRSIPKNPSGKILRKELKRNHLPGSKL; from the exons ATGGACACCTCAAATTCATCATCCTTAATCGATCCAAACAGCGGATTCTGTTCAAAAACAAAAACATTCCAGAGTCTCCGACAACCTCTCCAACTTCCTCTAGAATCTTCACCTCTTTCAGTTGCTTACTTCGCACTTTCCCTCCAACAAAACACGTCCCCATGGCCCGAATCCACTGCCTTTATCGACTCTTCCACAGGCCACGTCATCACTTTCTCTGATTTCCGACAACGTGTGCATTCCTTAGCCTGTTCGCTTCAAAACAAACTCCGTCTTTCCAAAAATGACGTGGCATTTATCCTCTCTCCTAATTCAACTCACGTTCCGGTTCTCTACTTTTCGCTTCTCTTGCTTGGTGTTGTTATCTCACCTGCTAATCCTTTAAGTACAGAATCTGAGCTTTTGAGGCAAATTAAGTTAACGAAACCTGTAATTGCGTTTGCTACTTCGAGAAACTTCCAGAAGGTTCCGACATTGAAGTATCCAACGGTTCTGATTGATTCACCGGAGTTCGaatcgatgatgatgatgaataagGGAGTGGAATTTGAACATGTGGAAGTGAATCAATCGGATTTAGCGGCGATTATGTATTCATCGGGGACTACAGGGGAG GTGAAGGGAGTGAAGGCGAATCACCGGAATTTTGTAGCGAGTATTGCGAATTATCATGCTCAGAGAAGGGAGAGGATGTCACCTGCGGTGATGTTGTATACGGTGCCGTTATTTCATGTGTTTGGTTTCCACTACGTTTTGAAATCAGTAGCTTTGACGGAGACTGTAGTGGTGATGGAGAGATTTGATTTGAAGAAAATGTTGGAGGCGGTTGAGGATTTTAAGGTGACTCAGTTAGTGGTGGCTCCACCAGTGGTGGTGGCGATGGCTAAAGGAAGTGTTACACATGGCTATGATTTGAGTTCATTGGAAGCAGTTCGCAGCGGCGGCGCGCCACTTGGGAAAGATGTAATGCAAGCATTTGCAGACAAGTTTCCCAATGTCATATTATTGCAA GGTTATGGACTAACTGAGACAACCGGGGCAGCATTTCGAGCTGCGACTACTGAAGAAATGCTTCATCGGGGTTCAGTGGGAAGGCTACTGGCAAATGCTGAAGCAAAAATTGTAGATCCAGACACTGGGATTGCTCTGCGTCCTGGTGAGCAAGGAGAGCTCTGGATTAAAGGTCCAACCATTATGCAAG GTTACGTGTGTGATTCAAAGGCAACCTCTGAAACTCTGGTGTCGGGTGGGTGGTTGAGGACTGGTGATCTTTGTTATATTGATCACCATGGTTACCTTTTTGTTGTAGACAGGCTGAAGGAGCTAATTAAATATAAAGGATACCAG GTTGCTCCTGTTGAACTAGAACAACTTCTTCAGTCTCACCCAGAAATAGTAGATGCTGCTGTCATACC ATATCCTGATGAAGAAGCTGGTCAATTGCCCATGGCGTTTGTTGTAAGACGCCCCCAAAGCGCTCTTGACAAAGAACATGTAATTGATTTTATTTCAAAACAG gttgctcCATATAAGAAGATAAGGCGTGTGGCATTTGTTAGGTCAATACCCAAAAACCCCTCCGGGAAGATATTgagaaaagaattaaaaaggaatCATTTACCAGGATCCAAGTTGTAA